A genome region from Arachis duranensis cultivar V14167 chromosome 6, aradu.V14167.gnm2.J7QH, whole genome shotgun sequence includes the following:
- the LOC107495689 gene encoding receptor-like protein EIX2 has product IGNLSNLLHLDLSFAINGTIPHQIGNLTNLIHLGLPSSGESLVVENADWLLGLTSLEYLDLRELNLEACTFGDYKQPSELNFSSLLSLSISVAPKWVFQLNKLVSLTCGSIYYASSDIGGPIPDGIQNLTMLENLDLSGNSFSSHIPDWLYGLHRLKSLNLEDNLLTGTISNAMGNLTSLVTLDLSYNQFEGGIPNQLGMFQNLEMLDLSSNKIIGEIPQSFAKLSSLRFVDFSKNHLTGNPFKILASSTKLLCLVIDDNLFQGIVHEDDFANFTTLQVLSASSNNFTLKVHPSWKPKFQLSELKMSSWKLGPSFPSWIRSQNHLQHLDLSNAGLSDFIPIWFWETSHYCFYLNFSHNHIHGKLPKELKILESFGAAVDLSSNHLHGNLPFVSEDVAWLDLSHNSFDGLLMDFLCQKSDKPKWLRILNLASNNLSGKIPNCWRMWPQLMDVNLESNSFIGSLPSSLGSLSGLQYLHIRNNTLSGKFPISLKENKELILLDLGENNLTGNIPRWVGESLANLKFLRLRSNHLSGHIPNGLCDMKFLQVLDLALNNLSGNIPNCLNHLSAMINKTSARSSIQEYMIYGRDIISMILWVKGKDAEYNNILGLVKNIDLSSNKLFGGIPMEITNLTGLIYLNLSKNELTGQIPQSIGNMESLESIDFSGNQLTGEIPQSITNLNFLNKLDLSYNHLEGKIPTGTQLQTFEASGFVGNNICGPPLQLSCRVPDDDANDGNEKERKKHNGVNWFFVFMAFGFIVGFWGFVGPLFIFKSWSYAYFRFLDGMGYKLQSCLGF; this is encoded by the exons ATTGGAAATCTCTCTAATTTGCTCCATCTTGACCTCTCATTTGCTATTAATGGAACCATTCCACATCAAATTGGCAATCTCACCAATTTAATCCATCTTGGCCTCCCAAGTTCTGGTGAATCATTGGTTGTTGAAAATGCTGATTGGCTTTTGGGTCTTACCTCCCTTGAATATCTTGATTTGAGGG AGTTAAACTTAGAAGCTTGTACTTTCGGTGATTATAAGCAACCATCCGAACTTAACTTTTCTTCCCTGCTTTCTCTTAGCATTTCTGTTGCTCCCAAGTGGGTCTTTCAGTTGAACAAACTTGTATCTCTTACATGCGGTTCAATTTATTATGCCTCGTCTGATATTGGAGGTCCAATTCCCGATGGTATTCAAAACCTTACCATGCTTGAAAATCTTGATTTGTCAGGCAATTCATTCTCATCCCATATACCAGATTGGTTATACGGTCTTCATCGTCTCAAATCTTTGAATTTAGAAGATAACCTTCTGACTGGTACTATTTCTAATGCTATGGGGAATTTGACTTCTCTTGTTACCCTTGATTTATCATACAATCAGTTTGAAGGAGGAATACC CAATCAACTTGGAATGTTTCAAAATCTTGAAATGCTTGATCTCTCCAGCAACAAGATTATTGGAGAAATTCCTCAATCATTCGCAAAGCTTTCCTCGTTAAGATTTGTCGATTTCTCCAAAAATCACCTTACTGGAAATCCATTTAAAATTCTTGCATCATCTACTAAATTGTTATGTCTTGTCATAGATGACAATTTATTTCAAGGTATTGTGCATGAAGATGACTTTGCGAATTTCACTACTTTACAAGTGCTTTCAGCATCAAGTAACAATTTCACTTTGAAAGTGCATCCCAGTTGGAAACCAAAATTTCAACTTTCTGAATTGAAAATGAGCTCTTGGAAGCTAGGTCCAAGCTTTCCATCATGGATTCGGTCACAAAATCATCTTCAACATTTGGATCTATCTAACGCAGGGCTTTCTGATTTCATTCCCATTTGGTTTTGGGAAACAAGtcattattgtttttatttgaaCTTCTCTCACAATCATATTCATGGCAAGCTCCCAAAAGAATTAAAGATTTTAGAATCTTTTGGAGCAGCAGTTGATCTTAGCTCAAACCATCTTCATGGAAATTTACCCTTTGTGAGTGAGGATGTGGCTTGGCTAGATCTCTCACATAATTCATTTGATGGGTTATTAATGGATTTTCTTTGTCAAAAATCTGACAAACCAAAATGGTTACGAATCCTCAATCTTGCATCAAACAACTTATCTGGAAAAATTCCCAACTGTTGGAGGATGTGGCCACAACTAATGGATGTCAACTTAGAAAGCAACTCTTTTATTGGAAGCTTGCCCTCTTCCTTGGGCTCTTTATCAGGCCTACAATATTTGCATATACGTAACAACACGCTCTCAGGAAAATTTCCTATCAGtttaaaagaaaacaaggaGTTGATTTTGTTGGATCTTGGAGAAAATAACCTCACAGGGAATATTCCTAGATGGGTTGGAGAAAGCTtggcaaatttaaaatttcttcgGCTCCGATCCAATCATCTTTCAGGTCACATTCCCAACGGATTATGTGATATGAAGTTTCTCCAAGTTTTGGACCTTGCACTAAATAATTTGTCAGGCAATATTCCAAATTGTTTGAACCATTTGAGTGCCATGATAAATAAAACTAGTGCACGTTCATCCATCCAGGAATACATGATATATGGAAGGGATATTATAAGCATGATCCTATGGGTGAAAGGAAAAGATGCTGAGTACAACAACATTCTGGGCTTAGTGAAAAACATTGATCTTTCATCTAATAAATTGTTTGGTGGAATACCAATGGAAATCACAAACCTAACTGGTCTGATTTATTTGAACTTGTCCAAGAATGAGTTGACTGGTCAGATCCCTCAAAGTATTGGCAATATGGAGTCATTGGAATCCATTGATTTCTCAGGCAACCAACTCACAGGGGAGATCCCTCAAAGCATCACAAACTTGAACTTTCTGAACAAGCTAGACTTGTCCTACAATCACTTGGAGGGTAAAATCCCAACAGGCACTCAATTGCAAACCTTTGAAGCATCCGGTTTTGTCGGCAACAATATCTGTGGTCCACCATTGCAGCTCAGCTGTAGAGTTCCTGATGATGATGCAAATGACGGTaatgagaaagagagaaagaagcaCAATGGAGTGAATTGGTTCTTTGTGTTTATGGCTTTTGGATTTATTGTGGGATTCTGGGGATTTGTTGGTCCATTGTTCATATTCAAATCATGGAGCTATGCCTATTTCCGTTTTCTTGATGGCATGGGCTACAAACTTCAATCATGTTTGGGATTTTAA
- the LOC107495674 gene encoding receptor-like protein EIX1 produces MQALPSLQDLNLQACTFGDYKQPSKLNFSSLLSLTISVAPKWVFQLHKLVSLTCTSNYYSSSDIGGPIPDGIQNLTMLENLDLSYHSFSSHIPDWLYGLRRLKSLNLGGNHLTGTVSNAMGNLTSLVSLDLSYNQFEGAIPSSFRKLCNLRHISFSNLKCNQQLSQILQILSQELKTLVASTSQISGHLTNQLEMFQNLEKLDLSSNNIIGELPQSFTKLSSLRFVDFSENHLTGNPFKILASFTKLLYLAIDDNLFQGIVHEDDLANFTTLQVLSASSNNFTLKVHPSWKPKFQLSHLKMSSWKLGPSFPSWIQSQNYLQYLDLSKAGISDSIPIWFWETSHDYDCLNFSHNHIHGKLPKEAKIFKSVGAVDLSSNHLDGNLPFVSEYMVSLDLSHNSFYGLLMDSLCQKSDIPKSLGILNLASNNLSGKIPNCWRMWPQLEDVNLESNYFIGSLPASMGSLSSLRYLRIRNNTLSGKFPVSLKENKELILLDLGENNLTGNIPRWVGESLVNLKFLRLRSNHLSGNIPNGLCDMKFLQVLDLALNNLSGNIPYCMNHLSAMINKTSASSSFQEYIGAGSDTVSMFLWVKGNDAEYNNILGLVKNIDLSSNKLSGGIPMEITNLTGLIYLNLSNNELTGHIPQSIGNMESLESIDFSGNQLTGEIPQSITNLNFLNKLDLSYNHLEGKIPTGTQLQSFDASSFVGNKLCGPPLLLNCTMEGQVPDDNEKERKNHGVKWLFVSVAFGFIVGFWGFVGPLFIYKSWRYAYYRFLDDVWYKLQSCM; encoded by the coding sequence ATGCAAGCTCTCCCTTCTTTGCAAGACTTAAACTTACAAGCTTGTACTTTCGGTGATTATAAGCAACCATCCAAACTTAACTTTTCGTCCCTGCTTTCTCTCACCATTTCTGTTGCTCCCAAGTGGGTCTTTCAGTTGCACAAACTTGTTTCTCTTACATGCACTTCAAATTATTATAGCTCGTCTGATATTGGAGGTCCAATTCCCGATGGTATTCAAAACCTTACCATGCTTGAAAATCTTGATTTGTCATACCATTCATTCTCATCCCATATACCAGATTGGTTATACGGTCTTCGTCGTCTCAAATCTTTGAATTTAGGAGGTAACCATCTGACTGGGACTGTTTCTAATGCTATGGGGAATTTGACTTCTCTTGTTAGCCTTGATTTGTCATACAATCAGTTTGAAGGAGCAATACCATCCTCTTTTAGAAAGCTATGCAATTTGAGACACATCTCTTTCTCAAATCTCAAATGCAATCAACAACTTTCTCAAATCTTACAAATTCTTTCTCAAGAACTCAAGACTCTTGTGGCTTCTACTTCACAAATCTCAGGTCACCTCACCAATCAACTTGAAATGTTTCAAAATCTTGAAAAGCTTGATCTCTCCAGCAACAACATTATTGGAGAACTTCCTCAATCATTCACAAAGCTTTCCTCATTAAGATTTGTCGATTTCTCCGAAAATCATCTTACTGGAAATCCATTTAAAATTCTTGCATCATTTACTAAATTGTTATATCTTGCCATAGATGACAATTTATTTCAAGGGATTGTACATGAAGATGACCTTGCCAATTTCACTACTTTACAAGTCCTTTCAGCATCAAGTAACAATTTCACTTTAAAAGTGCATCCCAGTTGGAAACCAAAATTTCAACTTTCTCACCTGAAAATGAGCTCGTGGAAGTTAGGTCCAAGCTTTCCATCATGGATTCAGTCACAAAATTATCTTCAATATTTGGATCTATCTAAGGCTGGGATTTCTGATTCCATTCCCATTTGGTTTTGGGAAACAAGCCATGATTATGATTGTTTGAACTTTTCTCACAATCATATCCATGGCAAGCTCCCAAAAGAAGCAAAGATTTTCAAATCTGTTGGAGCAGTTGATCTTAGCTCAAACCATCTTGATGGAAATTTACCCTTTGTGAGTGAGTATATGGTTTCGCTAGATCTCTCACATAATTCATTTTATGGGTTATTAATGGATTCTCTTTGTCAAAAATCTGACATACCAAAAAGCTTAGGAATCCTCAATCTTGCATCAAACAACTTATCTGGAAAAATTCCCAACTGTTGGAGGATGTGGCCACAACTAGAGGATGTCAACTTAGAAAGCAACTATTTTATTGGAAGCTTGCCTGCTTCCATGGGCTCTTTATCAAGCCTACGATATTTGCGTATACGAAACAACACACTCTCTGGAAAATTTCCTGTCAGTTTAAAGGAAAACAAGGAGTTGATTTTGTTGGATCTTGGAGAAAATAACCTCACAGGGAATATTCCTAGATGGGTTGGAGAAAGCTtggtaaatttaaaatttcttcgGCTCCGATCCAATCATCTTTCAGGTAACATTCCCAACGGATTATGTGATATGAAGTTTCTCCAAGTTTTGGACCTTGCACTAAATAATTTGTCAGGCAATATACCATACTGTATGAACCATTTGAGTGCCATGATAAATAAAACTAGTGCAAGTTCATCCTTCCAGGAATACATAGGAGCTGGAAGTGATACTGTTAGCATGTTCCTATGGGTGAAAGGAAATGATGCTGAGTACAACAACATTCTGGGCTTAGTGAAAAACATTGATCTTTCATCTAATAAATTGTCGGGGGGAATACCAATGGAAATCACAAATCTAACTGGTCTGATTTATTTGAACTTGTCCAACAATGAGTTAACTGGTCACATCCCTCAAAGTATTGGCAATATGGAGTCATTGGAATCCATTGATTTCTCAGGCAACCAACTCACAGGGGAGATCCCGCAAAGCATCACAAACTTGAACTTCCTGAACAAGCTAGACTTGTCCTACAATCACCTGGAGGGCAAAATCCCAACGGGCACTCAGTTGCAAAGCTTTGATGCATCCAGTTTTGTAGGCAACAAGCTTTGTGGTCCACCATTGCTGCTCAACTGTACCATGGAGGGGCAAGTTCCTGATGacaatgaaaaagagagaaagaatcATGGAGTGAAGTGGTTATTTGTGAGTGTGGCCTTTGGATTTATAGTGGGATTTTGGGGATTTGTTGGTCCATTGTTCATATACAAATCATGGAGGTATGCCTATTACCGTTTCCTTGATGACGTGTGGTACAAACTTCAATCATGTATGTGA